The genomic segment GGGCCGTTCCGAGGGGAACCATCCCGACGCGGTGGTGGGAACCGCTGTGGCACTGTGCCTGTCCGGTCTGTTGGCAACCGCGCGACTACGGCGTCGTCGTGAGGACGTCGCGGCCGACTAGGGCAGCGTCGCGAACCAACTGGGGTCCGGCGGGTAACGCGCCGATGATCGACCACGGCGCTTCAACCGGCCTGCCGCTCAGACCGAGCGCCGTCACCGACGAAACACCAACGGGGAAGCGAACTCCCGCGCCTGTGATGAGGTAGCGCCCCATCGTCGACACGTCCACAACGTCCAGGTTGGTCCCCGGTGGGATCCGCACCGTGTCGACGGCCGGCCCGTCACCGTCCGCACCGGCCAGCGTCACCATGCCGGGACGGTCGGGCAGGCGCGGCCCGACGGTGACACCACTGCGACCGGCGCTCCAGGTCGCGCAGAGATTGTCACTGCTGTCGAGAAGTGTCGGCGGCTGATCCGGGTAGGTGCCTACCGGGAGGGTGTCGACAAGGGGGTTGTGGGTGATGAGTTCCGCTGGCACATCCACAATCTCGGGTCGGGCGGTCGGGTCGTTGAACCGGATCAGTTCGGCGGCCAGTCGGCCGATGCGCTGCAGCCCGCCCCGCAACGCGACGTAGTACTCGACAGAGGCCGTTCGGGTGACCCGCATGACCGCACCGATCGCAGCACCGCTGATCCCCGACGGTTGCCCGCTCCCCTCGATGCGCGGTGCACCGATGGCCGGCACTTCGGGAATCGCATTGAGGACCGTCGTCGACACCGTGCGCACTGCCACTTCCTCGATACGCAACACGCGTGCCGTGGCGGGGTCACCGGGGTCGAGCATGGCCCGCTTGCCGTCGTAGAGCAGGTACACCGATCCATCACCACCGGCCGCGGTGACGACGACGGCGGTGTGGGGGTCAAGATCCGGTGGGACCGAGTCGTCGCCGACCGCGACAGTGGTGGTTCCCTCGGCATCGTCACAGACCGCCCATCGCAGATCGCGCGGCGCCATCACCTGCCCCGGAGCCGGCGGCGCACCGGGAATGCCCAGCATGGGCCCCCTGTCCGTGTCGCGCAGCGCGGCCTCGTCGACGAGGTGCGGTGTGGCCGGCGACCCCAGGATCAAGCGGGCCGACGTCAGGTTGACCACTGGGCGGAGCCGGTCGTCGACGCGGACGAACAGGGCACCGGTCTGTCGCGACATCACCACGGCGGCGTCGGCGGGGATCCGGTGTCCGGCCGATCCGAGGACCGCGTCGAGGATCAGCGCGGCGCCCGCCACCCCGCACCCGACTGCCAGTGAGAATTTCTGCCACCGAAGAGGATCCTGGCGTAGCGGCATCGACCGCCCGAGGACCGCATACTCCATCCGGCGCAGGGTGAAGCGCCGCGCACTCCGCTGAGCGCGAAGCGACGGACCACCAGCCATCGGAGTGACGCTAGAACAGTTGGCTACCGGGCGAATTCACTCATCAACAGCCCCCTCTTTCGAGCGGCGCTCCCGGTACGCGGCGACGTGCTGCCGGTTACCGCAGTTTCCGGTGTCGCAGAACCTCCGAGACCGGTTGCGGGACAGGTCGATCAGCACCGCCTCGCAGTCCGGGGCCGCGCAGATCTTCAGCCGGCGCAGCTCCCCGGCGCGCACCAGGTCGGCCAGTGACATCGCCATCTCCGCACCCATCCGCTGGGCCAGCGGATCGTGGATCGAGGCCAGGTGCAGGTGCCACTCCGGCATCTCGGCGTGCCGCGTCAGCCACGGCGACGCGCGGGTGTCCGACAGCAGCGCGTTGATCTGCCCGACGGCCCGCTCCTCGTCACCGGCGGCCGCCCAGATCCGGCCCAGCCGGCCGCGCAGCGTGTGCACCGCCGAGACCTCGGCGTCGTCGCGGTCGCGCCGGCCGGTCCAGCCCCAGCTGTTCAGGTACTCGTCCAGCTCGGGCTGGTCGGCCAGCTGCTCGCCGTCGACGCGGTCGCTGTTGATCAGCGCACAGGCCGCACGCAGTGTGAGCTCCGTGTCATGGGTGAAAAGCATTTGACTCATGACTTCCTCCGGACGTAGTGTCATGACCAACAATCATTTTACTCATTACATCCGGGGAGTACCTCATGTCGACGCTGGTCCGCGGCCAGAACCACTTCCGGCTCGGGCTGATGTTCGCCATCGGATCGGCGTTCACGTTCGGCATGTCCGGCCCCTTCGCCAAGTCGCTGATGGGTGCCGGCTGGTCCCCGACTGCCGCCGTCACCGCCCGCCTGGCCGGCGGCGCGCTGGTCATGGCTATCTTCGCCACCGTCGTCAAGCCCGGCTGGATCCGCGAGGCCCGCGCCCACGCCCGTACCGTGGTGGCCTACGGCCTCGTCCCGATCGCCGGTGCCCAGCTCTGCTACTACAACGCCGTCTCGCATCTGTCGGTCGGCGTGGCGCTACTGCTCGAATACACCGCACCCATCCTCGTCGTGGGCTGGATCTGGGGCACCACCCGGCGCCGCCCGCGCACCATGACGCTGGCCGGGGTGGCGCTGGCTATCGCGGGAATCATGTTGGTGCTCAACGTCTTCGAGGGCGCCCACATCAACACCGCCGGTGTGCTGTGGGGGCTGGGTGCGGCGATCTGCGCCGCCTGCTACTTCATGATGTCCGACGAGGTCAGCGCCGACGGCAGCGGACTGAACTCGATCACCCTGGCCGCCGGCGGGCTGGTGGTCGGCGCGATCGCCGTCGCCCTGCTGGGTTTGACCGGCGTGATGCCGCTGACGTTCACCGCCAACAACGCCGACGTCGCCGGCTTCACCGTGCCGTGGTGGGTTCCGGTGGTGATGCTGGCCGTGGTGGCCACCGCGATCGCCTACACGCTCGGGATCAGCGGGGTGGCCCGGTTGCGGCCGAGTTTCGCCTCCCTGGTCGGCCTGGGCGAGGTGCTGTTCGCCGTACTGACGGCGTGGGTGCTGCTCGGCGAAGCTGTCACCGGGGTGCAGGCCGTCGGTGGCGTGGTGGTGCTGCTCGGTCTGGCGCTGGCTAGACAAGGTGACCGCAGCGCCGAGGTGACCGCAGCGACGTGGCCCGACGCCGGACCGATCGAGGAAGTGGCCTCAGGCGCTCCCGCGTAACCTGCGGCACGCCGAGCAAACGTCGGGAATGAATCAGGGCTCTCATCTGTAACATCTAGTTGTGCTACCTACCGCCGCGTCAAAGCGCCTCCTGCTGGCCGCCACGGCCGCCATCCTGACCGCCATGTTCGCGCTGGTCAGCCCCGCTACGCTGCCGGCTGCGGGAGCTGCATGCAACGACGTGCAGGTGGTGTTCGCCCGCGGCACGGACGAGCCGCCCGGCATCGGCCGGGTCGGGCAGGCGTTCGTCAACTCCCTGCGCGGCAAGATCGGCAACCGCTCGATGGGCGTCTACGCCGTCAACTACCCTGCCAGCTACGACTTCCTGGCCGCCGCCGACGGCGCCAACGACGCCAGCGCGTTCATTCAGGGCGTGGTCAACGACTGCCCCAATACCCGCCTGGTACTCGGCGGATATTCGCAGGGCGCGGCGATCATCGACATCATCACCGCAGTCCCCTTCCCGGCAATCGGCTTCAACAACCCGCTGCCGCCCAACGTGCCGGACCACGTCGCTGCACTGGCGGTCTTCGGCAACCCCACCGCCAAGGTTGGCCTTCCGCTGACCAGCAGCGCCGTCTACGGCAGCCGGGCCATCGACCTCTGCAATGGCGGGGACCCGGTGTGCACCAGTGGCGACGACGTCCAAGCCCACCGCATCTACAACAGCGACGGGTCTGCAACGCGAGCCGCGACATTCGTCGCCGGGCTGCTGTAGGCAGCGAAGAAGTTTGGGGCTGTCGGCTCGGTGTGTGAGTATTAGCCGACTGCTCGCGACCAAGGGGGTCACCTCAGCATGGCCACGCCGACCATGACATCAGTCCGCAAACTCGGAATCGCATCGATGGCTGCGCTGTCGATCCTGACGCCGATCACCGTCGCTCCGGCTGCGCAGGCCGAGCCGTGCCCCGATGTCGAAGTCGTCTTCGCCCGCGGCACCAGCGAGCCGGTCGGTATCGGCCGTGTCGGACAAGCCCTCGTCGACAACCTGCAGGGGCAGCTGGGTGGACGCTCGGTGAGCGCCTATGCGGTGAATTACCCCGCGACCTACGACTTCCTGGGTGCCGCTGACGGCGCCACCGACGCCACCAACCACATCGCGAGCATGGCCGCGGCCTGCCCGTCGACGAAGTTCGTTCTCGGCGGCTACTCGCAGGGCGCCGCGGTGGTCGACATGCTGGTGGGCATTCCTCCATTGGGCAACAAGGTCGGTGACATCGGCTCGGCACCGCCGCTGCCGGGCAACCTGGCCAACCGGGTCGCCGGGCTGGCCGTGTTCGGTAATCCGTCCACCAAGTTCAGCATCCCGATCACCTCTGCCGGCGGGGTGTTCGCCGGCAAAGGCGTCGACTTCTGCAACGACGGTGACCCGATCTGCTCGCGCGGCCGCAATCCGTTCGCGCACACCGATTACGAGAAGGGCGACTCGCCCGCGCAGGCCGCCGGCTTCCTGGCGGGCCTGCTCTAGCCTCGCAATTTTATTTGCTGCCAGCTTTCTCCCAGGCTCGTCTACCATGGCTGCCATGCGCGCTACAGCGATGCTGAGCGGGGCGGCAGCGTTGATGTCCGTCGCCTCGTCGATCTTGCCCACTGCGGTGGCAACGGCAGCGGATTGTCCCGACGCCGAGGTGATCTTCGCCCGCGGCCGCGAGGAACCACCCGGCATCGGCCGCATCGGCGATGCCTTCGTCGATGCTCTCCGCAGCAAGACCCCCAAGAGTGTGGGCGTGTACGCGGTCAACTACATCGCCGACTGGGACATCGTGCCGGGCGCCAACAACATGGCTCAACATATGGAGTACATGGCGGCCAATTGCCCGAACACCCGCCAAGTACCCGGGGGCTACTCACTGGGTGCTGCGGTGGTCGACGTCGCCCTCACCCCGACCGACCCCCGACTCGGGGCCAACCCGGTACCCCCGTCGGTCGCCCCGCACGTCGCAGCCGTGGTGCAGTTCGGTAGCGGCACGCGCAGCGTCAGCGTCCCCGGCTTGGTGGCCGCGGCCAACAGCCCGCTCTACGGTCCGAAGACCATCAACCAGTGCAATATCGACGATCCGATCTGCAACGGCATCGATCCCAACACTCTGGTCGGTAACTGGTGGACGCACCTACAGGACGCCTACATCGGTTCCGGTCTGGTTGACCAGGCCGCCCAATTCACCGCAGACAGGCTGTGATTCATGCGTATTCGGGGGATGTTGATCAGTGCGGTCGCGGTACTTGTCGCGGCCGCGACCATGGTGCTCGGTCCGTCAGCGCTACCGCGCGGGGCATTCGGCGCAGCACCGCAGGCGTCCGCCGCCGGGTGTCCTGACGTCGAAGTGATCTTTGCCCGGGGCCGTCTGGAATCCCCCGGCGCGGGTGTGATCGGCAATGCGTTCGTCAGCGCCCTGCGCTCTCGCGTGCACCGCAACGTCGGCGTGTACGCGGTGAAATATCCCGCCGACAATCAGGTCGACGTCGGCGCCAACGACATCAGCCAGCGCATCATCTACAACATCAACAACTGCCCGAACACTCGCCTGGTGCTCGGCGGCTACTCGCTGGGTGCGGCGGCCACGGATATGGTTCTGGCGCTTCCCATTACGATCTTGGGCTTCAAGACGCTGCTGCCTCCCGATGCCGGGAGCCACATCGCGGCCGTCGCGCTGTTCGGCAACGGAACGCAATGGCTGGGCCCGATAACGAATTTTAGTCCGGAGTACCGGGACCGGACCATCGAGCTGTGCCACGGAGCCGATCCGATCTGCAACCCGGCCGACCCGGACACCTGGGAGGCCAACTGGCCCGATCACCTGGCCGCCGCGTACCAGAAGGCCGGAATGATCGATCAGGCAGCCGATTTCGTGGCAGGCCGACTCTAGGGCCGGTTCAGTGTCCGCAGATCGCGGGTGACCGTGATACGCGCCGCAAGCTCGTCGTCGGGCGGATAGTCCACACCCGTCAGGGTGAGACCCCGCGCCGGTGCGGCGGCAAAATCGCTGGAGCGTGCGTCGGCCGTCAACAATGATGCGCACCACGAGGGTTTGCGGCGGCCCTCCCCCACGGCCAGCAGCGCACCGACCAGTGAACGCACCATCGACCAGCAGAACGCGTCAGCGGTGACGTACGCGGTCACCGCATCGCCGTCGCGCACCCACTCGAGGCGCTGCAGGTCGCGGATCGTCGTCGCGCCCGGCCGGTGACGGCAGAACGCGGCAAAGTCGTGCAGTCCCACCAGATAGCGGGATGCCACATTCATCGCCGCGACATCCAGCGGTCGCGTCCAGGCCGTCATGTACCGCGCGGCGTGCGGCTCGACGCCATAGGGTGCCAACGACAGCCGGTATTCGTAGTGCCGGCGCAGCGCCGAAAACCGCGCGTCGAATCCGGCTGGCGCGCGGGTGATTTCGCGCACCCGCACATCCTGGGGCAGGAATCGGGCCAATCGCCGCACCAGCGGCCGGAATTCGGGCTCACCGGGCCGGCCGTGACGCGGATACACATGGGCGAGCGCGTCGGCCATGACGTCGAGGTGGGCCACCTGTCCGGTGGCGTGCACACCGGTGTCGGTGCGTCCGGCTCCGAACACCCGGGTCCGTGCTCGGAAGATCGTCGAGAACGCCTCTTCGAGGACGCCCGCGACCGTCCGATAGCCTTCCTGCGCCGCCCAACCGGTGAATTCGGTTCCGTCGTAGGCGATATCGAGCCGTAGACGAACCTGCCCGCCACCGGTGTCGGTGACGGGCAGGTTCGTGTTCACAGCGTCAGGACTTGTCAGCGTCCGAATCCTCGGCGGATTCCTCCGCCTGCTCCTCGGCGACCTCATCGGCAGCCTCGGCGGTCTGGGCGTCGGCGATCGCGGTGTCTTCTTCTACGGCCTCAGCCTCTTGGATCTCCTCCACGGAGTCCTCGGCGTCCGGACCGACGGCCTCTTCGGGCTCCACCGCGGCCTGCGGAGCGGCAGCGGCTGCCACCGGCGCGGCCTTGGCGGCCGAGCTCTTGCGAGCCCGGTTGGCCTCCGAGGTCACCGTCTTCTCCCGCACCAGCTCGATGACGGCCATCGGGGCGTTGTCACCCTTACGCGGCTCGACCTTGATGATGCGGGTGTAGCCGCCATTGCGGTCGGCGAAGAACGGTGCGATCTCGGCGAAGAGAGCGTGCACGATGTCCTTATCGCGGATCTTCTTCATCACCTCGCGCCGGTTGTGCAGCTCGCCCTTCTTGGCGTGGGTGATGAGCTTCTCCGCGTACGGACGCAACGCCCGCGCCTTCGGCTCGGTGGTCTTGATCCGGCCGTGCTCGAAGAGCGACGTGGCCAGGTTGGCCAGAATCGCCTTCTGGTGTGAGGACGACCCGCCGAGGCGAGGGCCCTTGGTGGGCTTGGGCATTGCGACTTCTCCTAAATGGGGCCGGTCCCCGTATCAGGTAGGACCGGGACTGTTTGTACTTAGAGTTCTTCGGTCTCGGTGTAGTCCTGCTCAGCGTCCAGGTCGTAACCCGCATCGCTGTTCCAGGTACCGGTGGCCACGTCGTAGCCGGCGACCTCGGACGGATCGAAGCTGGCCGGGCTGTCCTTGAGCGACAGACCCAGCTGGTGCAGCTTGATCTTGACCTCGTCGATCGACTTCTGGCCGAAGTTACGGATGTCCAGCAGATCGGACTCCGTGCGGGCGACCAGCTCGCCAACGGTGTGCACACCCTCGCGCTTGAGGCAGTTGTACGACCGGACGGTCAGGTCCAGATCGTCGATCGGCAGCGCGAACGCCGCGATGTGATCGGCCTCGGCAGGCGACGGGCCGATCTCGATGCCCTCGGCCTCGACGTTGAGTTCCCGTGCCAGACCGAACAATTCGACCAGGGTCTTGCCGGCCGACGCCAGGGCGTCACGCGGGCTGATCGAGTTCTTGGTCTCGACGTCCAGGATCAGCTTGTCGAAGTCGGTGCGCTGCTCGACGCGGGTGGCCTCCACCTTGTAGGTGACCTTCAGCACCGGCGAGTAGATGGAATCGACCGGGATACGGCCGATCTCGGCGCCCGACGCCTTGTTCTGCACGGCAGGCACGTAGCCACGGCCGCGCTCGACGACGAGCTCGACCTCGAGCTTGCCCTTGTCGTTCAGGGTGGCGATGTGCATGTCGGGGTTGTGCACGGTCACACCGGCGGGCGGGACGATGTCACCGGCGGTCACCTCACCCGGACCCTGCTTGCGCAGGTACATGGTGACGGGCTCGTCCTCCTCGGACGAGACGACCAGGCCCTTGAGGTTCAGGATGATGTCGGTGACGTCTTCCTTCACACCGGGCACGGTGGTGAACTCGTGCAGCACACCGTCGATGCGGATGCTCGTCACGGCCGCGCCGGGGATCGACGACAGCAGCGTGCGCCGCAGCGAATTGCCAAGGGTGTAACCGAAACCCGGCTCCAGCGGTTCGATGACGAACTGGGAGCGGTTTTCGGCGATGACCTCTTCGCTCAGTGTGGGTCGCTGAGAAATCAGCATGGTGTTTTCTATCTCCTTCTCGGCACCCGCTATTTGATGCCGTTAAGTGATCCACAGGGACCGGTTGGCCCCGCAGAGGACTGCGTCGTCTTCTTACTTCGAGTAGAACTCGACGATCAGCTGCTCGGCGAGCGGGACCTGGATCTGCTCGCGAGTCGGCAACTGGTGCACCAGGATTCGCTGACGCTCCCCGACGACCTGCAGCCAGGACGGGATCGGGCGCTCACCCGCGGTCTGCCGAGACAGCTCGAACGGGAAGGTGTTCAGCGACTTGTCCTTGATGTCGATGATGTCGTACTGCGACACCCGGTAGCTCGGGATGTTCACCTTGACACCGTTGACGGTGAAGTGGCCGTGGCTGACCAGCTGGCGGGCCATCCGGCGGGTACGCGCCAGGCCGGCGCGGTACACGACGTTGTCCAGCCGGGTCTCCAGGATCTGGAGCAGGTTCTCACCGGTCTTGCCGGTGGACCGGTTGGCCTCTTCGTAGTACTTGCGGAACTGCTTCTCCATCACGCCGTAGGTGAAGCGAGCCTTCTGCTTTTCCTGCAGCTGCTGACGGTATTCGCTCTCCTTGATCCGCGCGCGGCCGTGCTGGCCGGGCGGGTAGGGGCGCTTCTCGAACGACTGATCACCACCGACCAGGTCGACGCCGAGGCGGCGCGACTTGCGGGTGGCGGGTCCGGTGTAACGAGCCATGATTCAGATCCTCCCTAGACCCGGCGCCGCTTGGGCGGACGGCAGCCGTTGTGCGGCTGCGGAGTGACGTCGGAAATGGCGCCGACCTCGAGGCCGGCGGCCTGCAGCGAGCGGATCGCCGTCTCGCGGCCCGAGCCCGGGCCCTTCACGAAGACATCGACCTTCTTCACGCCGTGCTCCTGCGCCTTGCGGGCAGCGTTCTCGGCGGCGAGCTGTGCGGCGAACGGGGTCGACTTGCGCGAACCCTTGAAGCCGACGTGGCCCGACGAAGCCCAGGCGATGACGTTGCCCTGGGGATCGGTGATCGAGACGATCGTGTTGTTGAACGTGCTCTTGATGTGAGCGGCGCCGTGCGGGACGTTCTTCTTTTCCCTGCGACGGGTCTTCTGACCCTTCTTGGCGCCGGTGCCTTTCTTTGCCTGTGCCATTCGGGGTTACCTGGCCTTCTTCTTGCCGGCGATGGTGCGCTTGGGGCCCTTGCGGGTGCGCGCATTGGTCTTGGTCCGCTGGCCACGCACCGGCAGGCCGCGGCGGTGCCGCAGGCCCTGGTAGCAGCCGATCTCGATCTTGCGGCGAATGTCGGCCTGAACCTCGCGGCGCAGGTCACCCTCGACCTTGAGGTTGCCTTCGATGTAGTCGCGCAGGACGGTCACCTGATCATCGGTGAGGTCCTTGGTGCGCAGGTTCCGGTCGACGCCGGTGGCATCCAGGATTTCCTGGCTGCGGGTACGGCCGATGCCGTAGATGTAGGTCAGCGCGATCTCCATGCGCTTGTCGCGCGGGAGATCAACGCCCATGAGACGTGCCATCAGGCAGTGATTCCTTCTCTATGCGGAGGTCTGTTCCCAGTCCGTTCCCTCGCCCAAGAAACTTGGAGGAGCGGGGTCCGGCCTCCGTGCCGGACGTGATGAGGGCCGTGCGCCCTCAGTGGTACTGGGAGGTCTGCATTCAGTTGTGGGTGGTGCTTGGACTGGGCTTAGCCCTGCCGCTGCTTGTGGCGCGGATCAGAGCAGATCACCATGACCCGCCCATGCCGGCGGATCACCCTGCACTTGTCGCAGATCGGCTTGACGCTCGGGTTCACCTTCACGGCTGTTCGATCCTTCGTAGTTCTCGGTGGTTGTCTTGAATGCTGGTTCGCGGTCGGTTGGGCTTACTTGTACCGGTACACAATGCGCCCGCGGGTCAGGTCGTAGGGAGACAACTCCACCACCACCCGGTCCTCGGGAAGGATGCGGATGTAGTGCTGCCGCATCTTGCCGCTGATGTGAGCGAGTACCTTGTGTCCGTTCTCCAGCTCAATGCGAAACATCGCATTGGGCAGGGGCTCGACCACGCGGCCCTCGACCTCGATGGCACCGTCTTTCTTGGCCATGTCCTCTTCGATCCTGCTTTCTCGGTTTGGGGCAGCATTCGCCCCGACTGCAAAACGTGGGCCGGGAGCAGGAAATTCCAGAATTTCCTCAGACAGGGCACGCAAGAGTCGGCGCGGATTCCGCACCGTTGGTCAACGATACCCGCTTGCGCGCGCTACTCCAAAACGCGCTGCAGCGGTGCTGACCTCACTTTAATCTCCTGGCGAACAAGACACGACGAGCTCGCCAACGGCTGCAAGCTCACCCTAATAAGCACTGGACATCGGGCGCATACTTGACGGTGATGACTGGACCCGCCCCCCAGCCCCGCAAACCCGTAATCCTCACCGTGGACGACGACCCGGCCGTGTCGCGCGCCGTGGCCCGCGACCTTCGCCGCCATTACGGCGAGCGCTACCGGATCGTCCGCGCGGAATCCGGGCTCGACGCGCTGGAAACGATCAACGAACTCAAGCTCCGCGGCGAGACCGTGGCGGTGTTCGTCGCCGACTACCGGATGCCCCAGATGAGCGGCATCCAGTTCCTCGAAGAAGCGATGGACGTCTACCCGATGGCCCGCCGCGTTCTGCTGACCGCGTACGCCGACACCCACGCCGCGATCGACGCCATCAACGTCGTCGACCTCGACCACTACCTGCTCAAGCCGTGGGATCCGCCGGAGGAGAAGCTCTACCCGGTGATCGACGCGCTGCTGGAGGCCTGGCACGCCACCGGCGACCGGGCCATCCCGCACACCAAGGTGATCGGTCACCGCTGGAGCGAGCGCTCGTGGGAGGTGCGCCAGTTCCTGGCCCGCAACCTGCATTCGTTCCGCGCGTTCAACGCCGACGAGCCCAAGGGCAAGCAGCTGCTCGACGCCGGCGGCCTCGACGACTTCCAGCTGCCGGTGGTCATCAGCGAGCAGGGCCAGATCCTGGTCGACCCGACCGACGCCGAGCTGGCCGCGATGCTGGGGCTGTCGACGACCCCGTCGCTGGAGATGTACGACCTGGCCGTCATCGGCGGCGGCCCCGCCGGGCTCGCGGCAGCGGTGTACGGCGCCTCCGAGGGACTCAAGACCGTGCTGATCGAGGAGCAGACCACCGGCGGCCAGGCTGGCCGCAGCTCCCGCATCGAGAACTACCTCGGCTTCCCCACCGGCGTCTCCGGCGCCGAGCTCACCACGTCGGCACGCCGGCAGGCCGAGCGTTTCGGCGCCGAGGTGATCACCACCCGCAAGGCGATCAAGCTGTCCGCCGGCGAGGCCGGCACCGCCCGCACGATCGAGTTCGAGGACGGCAGCACCATCGCCGCCCGCGCGGTCATCCTGGCGACCGGTGTCGCCTACCGCCAGCTGCAGGTCACCGGCTGTTGGGATAACCCCGACGATCCGTCGTGCAACTACGTGGGGCGCGGCGTCTACTACGGCGCCTCGGTGTCGGATGCCTCCGAGTGCAAGGGCGAGGACGTCTACATCGTCGGCGGGGCCAACTCGGCCGGGCAGGCGGCGATGTTCATGTCCCGCGAGGCGCGCTCGGTCACCATGCTGGTGCGCGGCCCGTCGCTGGAAGCGTCGATGTCGCACTACCTGATCCAGCAGATCGAGAAGAACCCGACGATCTCGGTGCGCACCTGCACCGAAGTCGTGGACACCCTCGGCGAGGACGACCACCTGACCGGGCTGATCCTGGAGAACCGGCAGACCGGTCAGCGCGAGACCGTCGACGCCAGCCGGATGTGCTGCTTCATCGGCGCCGAGCCCCGCACCGACTGGCTCAAAGAGGTCGTCGCCGTCGACGACCACGGATTCGTCCTGGCCGGACCCGACCTGCTCAACGTGGCCGGATGGACTCTGGACCGCCCGCCGCACCACCTGGAAACAAGTGTGCCCGGTGTGTTTGTTGCAGGAGACGTGCGCTCCGAGTCCGCAAAACGGGTGGCGGCCGCCGTCGGCGAAGGTTCGATGGCGGTGATGTTGGTGCACCGGTACCTGGCGGAGGCATAGGGATATGGGTCAACACTGCATGCCCGACGAGCTCAAGACGCTGTTCTTGTTCGAGAAACTCTCCGACGAACAGCTGCAGACGCTGTGCGAGAACGGGCACATCGCGACATTCGAGACCGGCCCGGTCGTCGTCGAGGGTGAACCGGCGACCTGCTTCTACGTCCTGCTCGACGGTGAGCTGGTGATGTCGAAACGCTCCGGCGGGGTCGACGTCGAGACCACCCGCACGT from the Mycolicibacterium crocinum genome contains:
- a CDS encoding FAD-dependent oxidoreductase; translated protein: MTGPAPQPRKPVILTVDDDPAVSRAVARDLRRHYGERYRIVRAESGLDALETINELKLRGETVAVFVADYRMPQMSGIQFLEEAMDVYPMARRVLLTAYADTHAAIDAINVVDLDHYLLKPWDPPEEKLYPVIDALLEAWHATGDRAIPHTKVIGHRWSERSWEVRQFLARNLHSFRAFNADEPKGKQLLDAGGLDDFQLPVVISEQGQILVDPTDAELAAMLGLSTTPSLEMYDLAVIGGGPAGLAAAVYGASEGLKTVLIEEQTTGGQAGRSSRIENYLGFPTGVSGAELTTSARRQAERFGAEVITTRKAIKLSAGEAGTARTIEFEDGSTIAARAVILATGVAYRQLQVTGCWDNPDDPSCNYVGRGVYYGASVSDASECKGEDVYIVGGANSAGQAAMFMSREARSVTMLVRGPSLEASMSHYLIQQIEKNPTISVRTCTEVVDTLGEDDHLTGLILENRQTGQRETVDASRMCCFIGAEPRTDWLKEVVAVDDHGFVLAGPDLLNVAGWTLDRPPHHLETSVPGVFVAGDVRSESAKRVAAAVGEGSMAVMLVHRYLAEA
- the infA gene encoding translation initiation factor IF-1; its protein translation is MAKKDGAIEVEGRVVEPLPNAMFRIELENGHKVLAHISGKMRQHYIRILPEDRVVVELSPYDLTRGRIVYRYK
- the rpsK gene encoding 30S ribosomal protein S11 — encoded protein: MAQAKKGTGAKKGQKTRRREKKNVPHGAAHIKSTFNNTIVSITDPQGNVIAWASSGHVGFKGSRKSTPFAAQLAAENAARKAQEHGVKKVDVFVKGPGSGRETAIRSLQAAGLEVGAISDVTPQPHNGCRPPKRRRV
- a CDS encoding DNA-directed RNA polymerase subunit alpha, encoding MLISQRPTLSEEVIAENRSQFVIEPLEPGFGYTLGNSLRRTLLSSIPGAAVTSIRIDGVLHEFTTVPGVKEDVTDIILNLKGLVVSSEEDEPVTMYLRKQGPGEVTAGDIVPPAGVTVHNPDMHIATLNDKGKLEVELVVERGRGYVPAVQNKASGAEIGRIPVDSIYSPVLKVTYKVEATRVEQRTDFDKLILDVETKNSISPRDALASAGKTLVELFGLARELNVEAEGIEIGPSPAEADHIAAFALPIDDLDLTVRSYNCLKREGVHTVGELVARTESDLLDIRNFGQKSIDEVKIKLHQLGLSLKDSPASFDPSEVAGYDVATGTWNSDAGYDLDAEQDYTETEEL
- the rpsM gene encoding 30S ribosomal protein S13, whose product is MARLMGVDLPRDKRMEIALTYIYGIGRTRSQEILDATGVDRNLRTKDLTDDQVTVLRDYIEGNLKVEGDLRREVQADIRRKIEIGCYQGLRHRRGLPVRGQRTKTNARTRKGPKRTIAGKKKAR
- the rpmJ gene encoding 50S ribosomal protein L36, translated to MKVNPSVKPICDKCRVIRRHGRVMVICSDPRHKQRQG
- the rpsD gene encoding 30S ribosomal protein S4 yields the protein MARYTGPATRKSRRLGVDLVGGDQSFEKRPYPPGQHGRARIKESEYRQQLQEKQKARFTYGVMEKQFRKYYEEANRSTGKTGENLLQILETRLDNVVYRAGLARTRRMARQLVSHGHFTVNGVKVNIPSYRVSQYDIIDIKDKSLNTFPFELSRQTAGERPIPSWLQVVGERQRILVHQLPTREQIQVPLAEQLIVEFYSK